The Mesorhizobium opportunistum WSM2075 DNA window CTACGGCCGCAAGGTGCCTTATGTCGGGATCGGCGTTCTGGCGCTTGGCGGACTGGTGTCCTTCTGTTGGTTCCTGTTCGTGGCGCCGGATCTCACCTGGCGTATCCTGGCGATGAATTTCGCCTTCGGCGGCATCAGTCTCTTGGTCGCCGCCGAACTCAGACCGGTGCGTAATAACGGCCCGACGGAAAAAATCCTGTTCGTGCTGTCGCTGCTGTCGGGCGTCAACTTCTTCGTGCGCACTCTCGTCGTGGTCATCGCGCACGGCCCGTTTGCCAGCTATGACGGGTTCTATGGTTCGTCCTACTGGACGACGGCGCTGCTGTCGCACGCGCTTTTGTCGCTGCTGATCGCGCTCTGCCTGTTCACCGCCGCCGCACTCGACGTGATGAAGGCGCTGAAGACCGAAACGTTTACCGATCCGCTGTCGGGCCTGCTCAACCGCCGTGGTTTCGAGGAGCGCGCCGCGAGGCTGCTGGAGACTTGCGCCAGGGCAAAATTCCCGGTGGCCCTGGTGCTGGCCGACCTCGACCACTTCAAGGCGCTCAACGATGTGCATGGCCATGCGGCGGGCGACCGCGTGATCGCCGACTTCGCCGCCAAGCTTCAGGCGGCGGCCGGGACGCGGGGTGCCGCGGGGCGCATCGGCGGCGAGGAGTTCGCGGTGCTCCTGCCGCTCAGCGATCTCGCGTCGGCGCGATTGTTCGCCGAGGCCGTGCGCACGCTTTATTCGGCCGGCAGCGTCGACGGGCTTCCTCCGGGCACCAAGGTCACCGCCAGTTTCGGCGTGG harbors:
- a CDS encoding GGDEF domain-containing protein yields the protein MDTGLLIALLNPTIALALGAAFLVLWAHQRHRPYLAVLAISYCVSAPGFLFQYFTLPIGMVLTKLVSNICFAIAGCCLSSAIVARYGRKVPYVGIGVLALGGLVSFCWFLFVAPDLTWRILAMNFAFGGISLLVAAELRPVRNNGPTEKILFVLSLLSGVNFFVRTLVVVIAHGPFASYDGFYGSSYWTTALLSHALLSLLIALCLFTAAALDVMKALKTETFTDPLSGLLNRRGFEERAARLLETCARAKFPVALVLADLDHFKALNDVHGHAAGDRVIADFAAKLQAAAGTRGAAGRIGGEEFAVLLPLSDLASARLFAEAVRTLYSAGSVDGLPPGTKVTASFGVAARSGGEALEPLMRRADEALYKAKKNGRDSVRLSYERPETVFVAEPLKAS